One Streptomyces sp. RPA4-2 genomic window carries:
- a CDS encoding tetratricopeptide repeat protein, with protein MHWFSDLNQHWGLWAEVFTSAVESSRALGSRHDEAVHLNYLAWAHNNCRYDHTAALQTAELALTAAREIADTLQTGWALGYAAGALQRLGRIDEAIGRLREAAACLEGQTSANGRLAELTVLNTLGNNLRDVGRAEEALAVHRRSEAICRTGMPGQSTDLVAAYHAVALAETGRDLAALRRWAEAEEPLRRAVTNFERARMAAWSEPARLDLGRVLRHLNHLDEARDFLRAADDALGGLNSPRQAEASAELVELDRMRTTQGR; from the coding sequence ATGCACTGGTTCTCCGACCTCAACCAGCACTGGGGCCTGTGGGCCGAGGTGTTCACGTCCGCCGTCGAATCGTCCCGCGCCCTCGGCAGCAGGCACGACGAGGCAGTCCACCTCAACTACCTGGCGTGGGCCCACAACAACTGCCGCTACGACCACACCGCCGCTCTGCAGACCGCCGAACTCGCCCTCACCGCCGCCCGCGAGATCGCCGACACCCTGCAGACCGGCTGGGCGCTCGGCTACGCCGCCGGGGCCCTGCAGCGCCTGGGCCGGATCGACGAGGCCATAGGCCGGCTCCGCGAAGCCGCCGCCTGCCTCGAAGGCCAGACCTCCGCCAACGGACGGCTCGCCGAACTCACCGTCCTGAACACACTCGGCAACAACCTGCGGGATGTCGGCCGTGCCGAGGAAGCGCTGGCCGTCCACCGCCGCAGCGAGGCGATCTGCCGTACCGGGATGCCCGGGCAGTCAACCGACCTGGTGGCCGCCTATCACGCCGTCGCACTCGCCGAGACCGGCCGCGACCTGGCAGCCCTGCGCCGCTGGGCCGAGGCCGAAGAACCGCTGCGCCGGGCCGTCACGAACTTCGAGAGGGCCCGGATGGCCGCCTGGAGCGAACCCGCCCGGCTCGACCTCGGGCGCGTGCTCCGTCACCTGAACCACCTGGACGAGGCCCGGGACTTTCTGCGCGCGGCCGACGACGCCCTCGGCGGCCTCAACAGCCCCCGGCAGGCCGAGGCCTCCGCGGAACTGGTCGAACTCGACCGGATGCGGACCACCCAGGGCCGATGA
- a CDS encoding helix-turn-helix domain-containing protein, with the protein MGVDGASGPDEFGQLLVALRRGAGLSQEQLAHLAGISVRALADMERGRTRGPQRGTVQALCEALRVEPSAAGELERAAAAGRPRGERTGGGPARHPLALPRDLHDFTARRRSLDGLRSLVAAAEAADPPVVVVCGQPGLGKTAFAVHAAHSLAPFFPDGQFALDLHGMDMEPADPCEALARLLRALGVADRGIPPGTEDRSGLLRSILAERRVLLLLDNAGNEAQVRPLLPATGHSLTIVTSRNALAGLEAVHRTELSVLRREEAVELLTRIVGPERVSAEAQAARDLADLCGNLPLAVRIVGQRLAARPGERLRKLVGLLAQEERRLDALRAGGLQVRTAFALSYRRLGPSARTVFRRASLAAGKDFGPATAALLAGLSSAEAARCAEELTDAGLLQPHPSEERYRFHDLLRLFAEERAVTEDGPETCAAARDLTARWMLRRATAAALRFDADRHQDTHDGDPDPATAPADRDQART; encoded by the coding sequence ATGGGCGTGGACGGCGCCTCGGGACCGGACGAGTTCGGGCAGCTGCTGGTCGCGCTGCGTCGGGGGGCCGGACTCAGCCAGGAGCAGCTCGCCCACCTCGCGGGCATCAGCGTTCGCGCATTGGCGGACATGGAACGTGGCCGGACCCGCGGCCCGCAGCGCGGCACCGTGCAGGCGCTGTGCGAGGCCCTGCGCGTGGAGCCGTCGGCAGCCGGTGAACTGGAGCGCGCGGCTGCCGCCGGCCGGCCGCGCGGTGAACGTACAGGCGGCGGCCCGGCTCGCCACCCGCTCGCACTCCCCCGCGACTTACATGACTTCACCGCTCGCCGCCGCTCCCTCGACGGGCTTCGGTCCCTGGTGGCGGCCGCCGAGGCTGCGGATCCGCCGGTCGTCGTTGTGTGCGGCCAACCCGGACTCGGCAAGACCGCGTTCGCGGTGCACGCCGCGCACAGCCTCGCACCGTTCTTCCCGGACGGGCAGTTCGCTCTCGACCTGCATGGCATGGACATGGAGCCGGCCGACCCGTGCGAGGCGCTGGCACGGCTCCTGCGCGCACTGGGCGTCGCCGACCGGGGCATTCCGCCGGGAACGGAGGACCGCTCGGGCCTGCTGCGGTCCATCCTGGCCGAGCGGCGCGTGCTCCTGCTTCTGGACAACGCCGGAAACGAGGCCCAGGTCCGGCCGTTGCTCCCCGCCACCGGACATTCCCTGACGATCGTCACCAGCCGCAACGCCCTGGCCGGTCTCGAAGCCGTCCACCGCACCGAACTGTCAGTTCTGCGCCGGGAGGAGGCGGTGGAACTGCTTACCCGGATCGTCGGACCGGAACGCGTCAGTGCCGAGGCTCAGGCCGCCCGGGACCTCGCCGACCTGTGCGGCAACCTGCCGCTCGCCGTCCGCATCGTGGGGCAACGGCTGGCCGCGAGACCCGGCGAACGCCTGCGCAAACTCGTCGGCCTGCTCGCCCAGGAGGAGCGCCGCCTCGACGCCCTGCGAGCCGGCGGCCTCCAGGTCCGCACCGCCTTCGCCCTCTCCTACCGGCGGCTCGGGCCGTCCGCCCGTACGGTCTTCCGTCGCGCGTCCCTCGCGGCGGGCAAGGATTTCGGGCCCGCAACGGCCGCTCTGCTCGCGGGCCTCTCGTCGGCGGAGGCCGCGCGGTGCGCCGAGGAACTGACAGACGCGGGCCTGCTTCAGCCACATCCCTCCGAGGAACGCTACCGCTTCCACGATCTGCTCCGGCTGTTCGCCGAGGAGCGGGCCGTCACCGAGGACGGCCCCGAGACCTGCGCCGCCGCCCGCGACCTGACCGCCCGGTGGATGCTGCGCCGGGCCACCGCCGCAGCACTGCGCTTCGACGCCGACCGACACCAGGACACCCACGACGGCGACCCGGACCCCGCCACCGCTCCCGCCGACCGTGACCAGGCCCGTACCTAG
- a CDS encoding Imm21 family immunity protein codes for MGGPLIVVPVSALAAWHGCTESGVMAGDASAPDDYDRACAVDDLAGVIAVGESGAQALVLADEPATSCYLPEHRAFLRWLGADSEAGLRAAAGAVISDPVTEWEECGTWSSDGPAVLMDSAEAGSALDMDYPGGGMPTQASVSLPAGRWRVRATHTKADEENSVGLVQILPLERDTQ; via the coding sequence ATGGGCGGGCCTTTGATCGTCGTCCCCGTCTCGGCGTTGGCCGCATGGCATGGGTGTACGGAGAGCGGGGTGATGGCGGGAGACGCCTCCGCTCCGGACGACTACGACCGGGCCTGCGCGGTGGACGATCTGGCCGGTGTGATCGCCGTTGGCGAAAGTGGTGCGCAGGCACTGGTGTTGGCGGACGAGCCTGCCACCAGTTGTTATCTACCCGAGCATCGGGCCTTCTTGCGGTGGCTTGGCGCCGACTCCGAGGCCGGGTTGAGGGCGGCGGCCGGCGCTGTCATCTCAGACCCCGTCACCGAGTGGGAGGAGTGCGGCACGTGGTCGTCGGATGGTCCAGCCGTGCTCATGGACTCCGCCGAAGCGGGCTCCGCACTGGACATGGACTATCCCGGCGGTGGGATGCCCACCCAGGCATCGGTTTCGCTGCCGGCCGGCCGCTGGAGGGTCCGAGCCACCCATACCAAGGCGGACGAGGAGAACTCGGTCGGCCTGGTCCAGATCCTGCCCCTCGAAAGAGATACCCAGTGA
- a CDS encoding SAM-dependent methyltransferase, with protein MSAMTYEGSSIDPAKPSIARVYDYLLGGKDNYAVDREIGDVFKRDLPGSVAIAFANRAALTRAVRQIAKTTGIRQFIDLGSGLPTADNVHQVAQRHAPESRVVYVDIDPQVLVHGRALLENNDRTRVVAVDVRNPEGIHTHPDTLEIIDFTRPVAVILSAVLHHVNDDEDPAGIVRYWRDHIPSGSYFFISHFRSGNNPETSEAEKVLQQTFGRGRWRTDAEIASLLDGLEILDPGIVPASLWRPDESDNPWSSGERRELTVWEHLIAAGLARKA; from the coding sequence ATGTCCGCCATGACGTACGAAGGCTCCTCCATCGACCCGGCCAAGCCCAGCATCGCCCGCGTCTACGACTACCTGCTCGGCGGCAAGGACAACTACGCCGTGGACCGTGAGATCGGCGACGTGTTCAAGCGCGACCTGCCCGGTTCAGTGGCCATCGCCTTCGCCAACCGCGCGGCCCTGACCCGGGCGGTCAGGCAGATCGCGAAGACCACCGGCATTCGACAGTTCATCGACCTGGGCAGTGGCCTGCCGACCGCGGACAACGTCCACCAGGTCGCGCAACGCCACGCCCCCGAGTCCCGGGTCGTCTACGTCGACATCGACCCCCAAGTACTGGTCCACGGCCGCGCACTGCTCGAGAACAACGACCGGACCCGCGTCGTCGCGGTCGATGTGCGCAACCCCGAAGGCATCCACACCCACCCCGACACCCTGGAAATCATCGATTTCACCCGCCCCGTCGCCGTCATCCTCAGCGCCGTCCTCCACCACGTCAACGATGACGAGGACCCGGCCGGCATCGTCCGCTACTGGCGAGACCACATCCCCTCCGGAAGTTACTTCTTCATCAGCCACTTCCGCTCCGGCAACAACCCGGAGACCTCGGAGGCCGAGAAGGTCCTCCAGCAGACGTTCGGCCGCGGCCGGTGGCGCACCGACGCGGAGATCGCCTCCCTGCTGGACGGCCTGGAGATCCTCGACCCCGGGATCGTCCCCGCGTCCCTGTGGCGTCCCGACGAGAGCGACAACCCGTGGAGCAGCGGCGAAAGACGAGAGCTCACGGTCTGGGAACACCTCATCGCCGCCGGGCTCGCCCGGAAAGCCTAG
- a CDS encoding ribonuclease J encodes MSHPHPELKAAPPLPKGGLRVVALGGLGEIGRNMTVFEYAGKLLVVDCGVLFPEETQPGVDVILPDFTSIRDRLDDIVAVVLTHGHEDHIGGVPYLLRERSDIPVVGSKLTLAFLEAKLKEHGIRPRTVRVREGDRRGFGPFDCEFVAVNHSIPDSLAVAIRTGAGMVLHTGDFKMDQFPLDDRITDLRAFARLGEEGVDLFLTDSTNAEVPGFTTSERELNPAIEQVMRTAPRRVIVSSFASHVHRIQQVLDAAHQHGRKVAFVGRSMVRNMGIARDLGYLKVPSGLVVSTKELEKLPDHKITLVCTGSQGEPMAALSRMANRDHVIRIGKGDTVLLASSLIPGNENAIYRVINGLTRWGAHVVHKGNAKVHVSGHASAGELVYCYNIVKPRNVMPVHGEWRHLRANADLAIRTGVDPERVVIAEDGVVVDLVDGRASITGKVPAGNVYVDGMEVGGATEASLKDRVTLAQEGVVTVVAIVDADTGALAETPDFLARGFVHDDTTFEPVIPVIEKTLATAAQEGVGDAHQLEQLIARAVANWAFRTHRRRPLIIPVIIDA; translated from the coding sequence ATGAGTCATCCGCATCCTGAACTGAAAGCCGCCCCTCCCCTACCAAAAGGAGGGCTGAGGGTCGTCGCCCTGGGTGGTCTGGGTGAGATCGGCCGCAACATGACCGTCTTCGAGTATGCCGGCAAGCTGCTCGTCGTCGACTGCGGCGTGCTGTTCCCCGAAGAGACCCAGCCCGGCGTGGACGTGATCCTGCCCGACTTCACCTCGATCCGTGATCGCCTGGACGACATCGTGGCCGTGGTGCTCACCCACGGCCACGAGGACCACATCGGTGGCGTGCCGTATCTGCTGCGCGAGCGCTCCGACATCCCTGTCGTGGGCTCGAAGCTGACCCTGGCGTTCCTGGAGGCCAAGCTCAAGGAGCACGGCATCAGGCCGCGCACGGTCCGGGTCCGCGAAGGCGACCGGCGCGGCTTCGGACCCTTCGACTGCGAGTTCGTCGCGGTCAACCACTCCATCCCCGACAGTCTCGCCGTCGCGATCCGCACCGGTGCCGGAATGGTGCTGCACACGGGTGACTTCAAGATGGACCAGTTCCCGCTGGACGACCGCATCACCGACCTGCGCGCCTTCGCCCGCCTCGGCGAGGAAGGCGTCGACCTCTTCCTCACCGATTCCACCAACGCCGAGGTCCCTGGCTTCACCACCTCCGAGCGCGAACTGAACCCGGCGATCGAACAGGTGATGCGTACCGCCCCGCGCCGGGTGATCGTCTCCAGTTTCGCCAGCCATGTGCACCGCATCCAGCAAGTCCTGGACGCCGCGCACCAGCACGGCCGCAAGGTCGCCTTCGTGGGCCGCTCCATGGTCCGCAACATGGGCATCGCCCGCGACCTCGGTTACCTGAAGGTGCCCAGCGGCCTGGTCGTGAGTACGAAGGAACTGGAGAAGCTCCCCGACCACAAGATCACCCTGGTGTGCACCGGATCCCAGGGCGAGCCGATGGCGGCTCTGTCCCGGATGGCCAACCGCGACCACGTGATCCGCATCGGCAAGGGCGACACCGTCCTGCTCGCCAGCTCGCTGATCCCCGGCAATGAGAACGCCATCTACCGGGTGATCAACGGGCTGACCCGGTGGGGCGCCCATGTCGTCCACAAGGGCAACGCCAAGGTGCACGTCTCCGGGCACGCCAGCGCCGGTGAACTCGTGTACTGCTACAACATCGTCAAGCCCCGCAATGTCATGCCCGTGCACGGCGAATGGCGCCACCTGCGGGCCAACGCCGACCTGGCCATCCGTACGGGGGTCGATCCCGAGCGGGTGGTCATCGCCGAGGACGGCGTGGTCGTCGACCTCGTGGACGGGCGTGCGTCGATCACCGGCAAGGTGCCCGCGGGCAACGTCTACGTGGACGGCATGGAGGTCGGCGGCGCCACCGAGGCGTCCCTGAAGGACCGCGTCACCCTCGCGCAGGAAGGCGTGGTCACCGTGGTGGCGATCGTCGACGCCGACACGGGCGCCCTCGCCGAGACACCCGACTTCCTGGCCCGCGGGTTCGTCCACGACGACACCACGTTCGAACCGGTCATCCCCGTCATCGAGAAGACTCTGGCGACCGCCGCCCAGGAAGGCGTCGGCGACGCACACCAGCTGGAACAGCTCATCGCCCGTGCCGTGGCGAACTGGGCCTTCCGGACCCACCGCCGCAGGCCCCTCATCATCCCCGTCATCATCGACGCCTGA
- a CDS encoding S8 family serine peptidase, whose protein sequence is MTATQEPGGTVSVDDVARVPGAEGSVRVAIEGGDTFVYPDRAMPYVATGRLDKQLFNITQLIAQGYDDAHAGALPLIITHSPDVSALKSGVPGEDLPSDAELPGAKTTLGLPSVHGEAVEARRSKAATFWSALTGADGQDALRSTARTGTSPDKETGPSFAAGVDKVWLDGKAQADLADTTAQIGAPKAWGAGGTGAGVRVAVLDSGADTTHPDLANRIVASRSFVAGEDVIDRNGHGTHTGSTIVGTGAASDGKERGVAPGADLLVGKVLDDNGSGPISGIIAGMEWAARTEHAKVINMSLGTPAWHTQDDPLSQAVNQLSSETGALFVIAAGNSGNNPYSVSAPGTADAALTVGAVDAFDHLADFSSAGPRMNDDALKPDLTAPGVDVLAARSQQMSWGEGYYRSDSGTSMAAPHVAGAAVLLAQKHPTWTGQRIKDALMSTSVLTPAYSPYQAGAGRLDVGTAYLQDQVIASGSVDAGLVPWSAGRKPKPVKRQITYTNTTDRPITLQLSVARGDSPAGVFALAADHVTVPARGTSTAALVADPKGLAPGRYAAQVTARSAAGAVHTAVGLSVESEKYGLTVHLKDRSGKPVSGEVEITGADGRTTVMWVPDGTLTSRWAPGSYTVVSTLDVKGGHGPHSLGYAVLTVPELNLTSDKDVDLDASRIRQVKVATPRPTSVTTSRIDLFRSFTSSEPTPADGQALHEILMPSAAYDSLWALPTKGKVTKGSFVFTTRIRAKQTPLRITYAGHDLDDTLLVQPGSAQFHDGSTRVDAVFAGNGAPSDYAGLNARGKAVIVRSSTASAPAEQAAVAHAAAASMLLVVNDGDGRKNDWYGDPDEKTTGPVPVASVTLDDGEELIRTLATAGKTRTTLTVEAHPAPEYLYDLADYHQGGVPDDPSAATDPGSLARIDNTFAPPAGKQIVESREDSPSYEYWPAAYPYAVYGGTRVPPFPREPVAPGHRTDWVSAGNGVKWQQYATIDGWSTFTDIAGYQPRSVQSEQWFGPITRPRMVSFEVPHRVGDAMGGTLAGFGDGGSAHSGDTGLMSRSFSLYQGDKLLMQNGPRPDFGVGDLAPQKLPYRLVADTKGNTDLTPYSTTTHTEWKFISGNVDDQAIPLVQLDYGTDLDLAGRAERASALSVEPVVVGGDAAQDAVASVKLEVSYDDGVSWLPQAMKDDKGTWQTRLRAPARARYVSIRVTAEQRDGGGVTQTISRAFGLK, encoded by the coding sequence GTGACGGCGACTCAGGAGCCGGGCGGAACGGTGTCGGTGGACGACGTCGCGCGCGTGCCGGGAGCCGAGGGGTCGGTACGCGTCGCCATCGAGGGCGGGGACACCTTCGTGTACCCCGACAGGGCCATGCCCTACGTCGCGACCGGTCGGCTCGACAAACAGCTCTTCAATATCACCCAGTTGATAGCCCAGGGTTACGACGACGCCCACGCGGGCGCGCTCCCCTTGATCATCACTCACTCTCCAGACGTGTCCGCTCTCAAGAGCGGAGTTCCCGGCGAAGACCTGCCGTCCGACGCCGAGTTGCCGGGGGCGAAGACAACCCTGGGTCTTCCGTCCGTCCACGGTGAGGCCGTCGAAGCCCGACGGTCGAAGGCCGCCACCTTCTGGTCCGCCCTTACCGGCGCCGACGGGCAGGATGCCCTGCGGTCGACGGCGAGGACCGGCACGAGCCCGGACAAGGAGACGGGGCCGTCCTTCGCCGCCGGTGTCGACAAGGTGTGGCTCGACGGCAAGGCGCAGGCGGACCTGGCGGACACCACGGCGCAGATCGGCGCTCCCAAGGCATGGGGCGCGGGCGGCACAGGCGCGGGCGTCCGGGTCGCGGTGCTGGACTCCGGAGCGGACACCACTCATCCAGATCTGGCCAACCGTATAGTCGCGTCCCGCAGTTTCGTCGCGGGTGAGGACGTCATCGACCGCAACGGACACGGAACGCACACCGGCTCCACCATCGTCGGAACGGGCGCGGCCTCCGACGGAAAGGAGCGCGGAGTCGCCCCCGGCGCCGATCTGCTGGTGGGCAAGGTCCTCGACGACAACGGATCCGGTCCGATCTCGGGGATCATCGCCGGCATGGAGTGGGCGGCGCGGACCGAGCACGCCAAGGTCATCAACATGAGCCTGGGCACGCCGGCTTGGCACACCCAGGACGATCCTCTGAGCCAAGCGGTCAACCAACTGAGTTCGGAGACAGGCGCACTCTTCGTCATCGCCGCGGGCAACTCCGGCAACAACCCCTACAGCGTCAGCGCGCCGGGAACCGCGGACGCCGCCCTCACCGTCGGCGCGGTGGACGCCTTCGACCACCTCGCGGACTTCTCCAGCGCCGGGCCGCGGATGAACGACGACGCGCTCAAGCCCGACCTGACCGCGCCCGGCGTCGACGTACTCGCCGCGCGCTCGCAGCAGATGAGCTGGGGCGAGGGCTATTACCGCTCGGACAGCGGCACTTCCATGGCGGCGCCCCATGTCGCCGGGGCGGCGGTGCTCCTGGCCCAGAAGCATCCGACGTGGACCGGGCAACGGATCAAGGACGCTCTGATGAGCACCAGCGTCCTGACCCCCGCCTACAGCCCGTACCAGGCCGGCGCCGGCCGGCTGGACGTGGGCACCGCATACCTCCAGGATCAGGTCATCGCGAGCGGATCGGTGGACGCGGGACTCGTTCCCTGGTCGGCCGGCCGGAAGCCGAAGCCGGTCAAGCGGCAGATCACCTACACCAACACCACCGACCGGCCCATCACGTTGCAGCTCTCCGTGGCCCGCGGCGACTCGCCCGCGGGAGTGTTCGCCCTGGCAGCCGATCACGTCACCGTTCCGGCGCGCGGAACCTCGACGGCCGCACTCGTGGCCGACCCCAAGGGACTTGCGCCGGGCCGGTACGCCGCCCAGGTCACCGCCCGCTCCGCAGCCGGCGCCGTGCACACCGCCGTGGGCCTGTCCGTCGAGTCCGAGAAATACGGTCTGACGGTGCACCTGAAGGACCGGTCGGGCAAGCCCGTCAGCGGCGAGGTCGAGATCACCGGCGCCGACGGGAGGACCACCGTCATGTGGGTCCCCGACGGCACACTCACCAGCCGCTGGGCACCCGGCTCCTACACCGTCGTCTCCACCCTGGACGTGAAAGGCGGCCACGGGCCACACTCCCTGGGTTACGCGGTCCTCACCGTCCCCGAACTCAACCTGACATCCGACAAGGACGTCGACCTGGACGCGTCACGCATACGCCAGGTCAAGGTGGCGACACCCCGGCCCACGTCCGTCACCACCAGCAGGATCGACCTCTTCCGCTCCTTCACCTCCAGCGAGCCCACGCCCGCCGACGGGCAGGCACTGCACGAGATCCTCATGCCCTCCGCCGCCTACGACAGCCTGTGGGCCCTTCCCACCAAGGGCAAGGTGACCAAGGGCAGCTTCGTCTTCACCACCCGGATCCGCGCCAAGCAGACTCCACTGAGGATCACCTATGCCGGGCACGACCTCGACGACACCCTGCTGGTGCAGCCAGGATCTGCTCAGTTCCACGACGGCAGCACGCGCGTCGACGCGGTCTTCGCCGGCAATGGCGCACCATCGGACTACGCCGGTCTGAACGCCCGGGGCAAGGCCGTGATCGTCCGTAGCAGTACCGCTTCGGCGCCGGCAGAACAGGCGGCCGTGGCGCACGCCGCGGCGGCGTCCATGCTCCTCGTGGTCAACGACGGCGACGGCCGCAAGAACGACTGGTACGGCGACCCGGACGAGAAGACGACCGGGCCGGTCCCGGTCGCGTCGGTCACCCTGGACGACGGCGAGGAACTGATCCGGACCCTCGCGACCGCAGGAAAGACCAGGACGACGCTGACGGTCGAAGCCCATCCCGCGCCGGAGTACCTGTACGACCTGGCCGACTACCACCAGGGAGGAGTGCCGGACGACCCGTCCGCCGCGACGGATCCCGGCAGCCTCGCCCGCATCGACAACACCTTCGCCCCGCCCGCCGGCAAACAGATCGTCGAAAGCCGGGAGGACAGCCCGTCCTACGAGTACTGGCCGGCCGCCTACCCCTACGCCGTATACGGCGGGACGCGCGTTCCCCCGTTCCCGAGAGAGCCCGTCGCCCCCGGGCACCGCACCGACTGGGTCTCCGCCGGGAACGGCGTCAAGTGGCAGCAGTACGCGACCATCGACGGCTGGTCAACCTTCACCGACATCGCTGGTTACCAGCCGCGCAGCGTGCAGAGCGAACAATGGTTTGGGCCCATCACCCGGCCGCGCATGGTCAGCTTCGAGGTTCCGCACCGGGTCGGGGACGCCATGGGTGGCACACTCGCGGGATTCGGTGACGGAGGATCCGCCCACAGCGGCGACACCGGCCTGATGTCCCGGAGCTTCTCGCTCTACCAGGGTGACAAACTGCTGATGCAGAACGGGCCACGGCCCGATTTCGGCGTGGGCGACCTGGCCCCGCAGAAACTCCCGTACCGGCTCGTCGCCGACACGAAGGGGAACACCGACCTCACCCCTTACTCCACCACCACGCACACCGAGTGGAAGTTCATCTCCGGCAACGTGGACGATCAGGCCATCCCGCTGGTCCAACTCGACTACGGAACAGACCTCGACCTCGCCGGGCGGGCAGAGCGCGCGTCGGCCCTCTCGGTCGAGCCCGTTGTCGTCGGCGGTGACGCCGCGCAGGACGCGGTCGCGTCGGTCAAGCTCGAGGTGTCCTACGACGACGGCGTCTCCTGGCTGCCGCAGGCGATGAAGGACGACAAGGGCACCTGGCAGACCCGGCTCCGCGCCCCCGCCCGGGCGCGCTACGTATCCATCCGGGTCACCGCCGAGCAGCGCGACGGCGGCGGCGTCACCCAGACCATCAGCCGGGCCTTCGGCCTCAAGTAA
- a CDS encoding serine hydrolase: MSSLHDTLRRRVDDGTVPGAVGLVARGDDVEVVAVGSVDVEGTTPMARDSIFRIASVSKPVTAAAVLALVEDGRLALDTPVEEWLPELAKPTVVRTPSSPVEDVVPANRPITVEDLLSFRAGWGLPSDFSLPAARALFAVQDHSRSFQDWPDPDTWLGLLAQVPMLHQPGEAWLYGTSSALQGILVSRVSGRTFPDFLAERIFGPLGMRDTAFEVPASKRHRFTSSYAPAADGTLSLTDTPDGAYSSLPRFQSGGGGLVSTADDLLAFGRMLANDGTAPDGTPVLSPTSVSRMTTDHLTAAQRDASTLFLEGQGWGYGGQVDVTSVDPWNVPGRYGWVGGTGTTAHVVPPTGTVTVLLTQTAMTGPTPTPLMREFWGCAAQG, from the coding sequence ATGAGCTCTCTCCACGACACCCTGCGACGACGCGTCGACGACGGCACCGTGCCGGGGGCGGTGGGCCTGGTGGCCCGCGGCGATGACGTCGAGGTGGTCGCCGTCGGCTCCGTCGACGTCGAAGGCACCACCCCGATGGCCCGCGACTCGATCTTCCGGATCGCCTCGGTCAGCAAGCCGGTCACGGCGGCGGCGGTCCTGGCGCTGGTGGAGGACGGGCGGTTGGCGCTGGACACCCCGGTGGAGGAGTGGCTGCCCGAGCTGGCGAAGCCGACGGTGGTCCGCACCCCCTCCTCACCGGTCGAGGACGTGGTCCCGGCGAACCGTCCGATCACGGTCGAGGACCTGCTGAGCTTCCGGGCCGGCTGGGGCCTCCCCTCCGACTTCTCCCTGCCCGCCGCGCGGGCCCTGTTCGCGGTGCAGGATCACAGCCGCTCCTTCCAGGACTGGCCGGACCCGGACACCTGGCTGGGCCTGCTCGCCCAGGTGCCGATGCTGCACCAGCCGGGCGAGGCGTGGCTGTACGGCACATCGTCCGCCCTCCAGGGCATCCTGGTCTCCCGGGTGTCGGGCCGTACCTTCCCCGACTTCCTGGCGGAGCGGATCTTCGGGCCGCTGGGCATGCGGGACACGGCGTTCGAGGTGCCCGCCTCGAAACGGCACCGCTTCACCTCCTCCTACGCTCCCGCCGCGGACGGCACCCTGAGCCTGACGGACACCCCGGACGGCGCGTACAGCAGCCTGCCGCGCTTCCAGTCGGGCGGCGGCGGCCTGGTCTCGACGGCCGACGACCTCCTCGCCTTCGGCCGGATGCTCGCCAACGACGGCACGGCCCCGGACGGCACCCCTGTCCTCTCCCCCACCTCCGTGAGCCGCATGACCACCGACCATCTCACCGCCGCCCAGCGCGACGCCTCGACCCTGTTCCTGGAGGGCCAGGGCTGGGGCTACGGCGGCCAGGTCGACGTCACCTCCGTCGACCCCTGGAACGTCCCCGGCCGCTACGGCTGGGTAGGCGGCACAGGCACGACGGCCCACGTCGTCCCCCCGACAGGCACGGTCACCGTCCTGCTGACCCAGACGGCGATGACCGGCCCGACTCCGACGCCGCTGATGCGGGAGTTCTGGGGGTGCGCGGCGCAGGGCTAG